Within Microbacterium oryzae, the genomic segment CGGCGGCGCCGAGCCATCGGTCGAAGTAGGCCCGCTCGCGCGGGAGGAAGCCCGCCTTCTTGAGGTTGCCCTTCCAGTTCTTGATGTCGAGCTCGCGGTGCCCCACATTGAGGTCGCCGGTGACGACCGCGAGCGCGCCGTCGGCGGCGAGCTCGGGCAGGCGCGCGTCCATGGCCTCGAGGAACGCCCACTTCTGCTCCTGCTTCGGGGTGCCGACCTCGCCCGTGAAGACGTAGGCGCTCACCGCGGTGAGGGTGCGTCCTTCCACCTCGAAGTCGGCCTCCAGCCACCGCCCGTTCGACTCGAGCGACTCGCCGCCGAGCGCGATGCGCGAGGCGGTCGGCTCCAGGCGGCTGGCGATCGCGACGCCCGCGCGCCCCTTCTGCAGGGAGCGGTCCTCGAGGATGTGCCATCCGGGGAGGGCCGCGTCGAGGTGCTCCCGCTCGCCGCGCACCTCCTGCAGCGTGAGGATGTCCACATCGGCGGTGTCCAGCCATCCGGCCATCCCCTTGCGGGCGGCTGCGCGGATCCCGTTGACGTTGACGGCGGCGACGCGGAGGGTTCGAGGCATGGTCTCGAGCCTATCGAGGGCCTCCGACAGCGCTCGCCTCCGAGGGCGGGTCGCGGGGCTGCGGCCGTTCTGCAGGACGCTGTCGCGGTCGTTCTACAGAACGCTGTCGCGGCCGCCCTCGTGCAGGCGGCCGACGACGCCCTTCACGCGCTGGGCGTGCTCGTTCGTGGTGACCAGCAGCGCGTCGTCGGTGTCGACGACGATGAGGTCGGCGACGCCGATCACCGCGATGACGCGGTTGGAGTGCGAGACGATGAGGCCGGTGGACTCGTCGACGATGACCTTGTCGTTCGGGCCGAGCACGCTCATCCGCGCGCTGTCGCCATCCGAGACGAGGTTCGAGAGGCTGGCGAAGTCGCCGACGTCGTCCCAGTCGAACTGGCCGGGCACGACG encodes:
- a CDS encoding exodeoxyribonuclease III, giving the protein MPRTLRVAAVNVNGIRAAARKGMAGWLDTADVDILTLQEVRGEREHLDAALPGWHILEDRSLQKGRAGVAIASRLEPTASRIALGGESLESNGRWLEADFEVEGRTLTAVSAYVFTGEVGTPKQEQKWAFLEAMDARLPELAADGALAVVTGDLNVGHRELDIKNWKGNLKKAGFLPRERAYFDRWLGAAGESVACADGTTGTGLGWVDVGRRFHGDVPGPYTWWSQRGQAFDNDSGWRIDYQLATPALAERVAAYRVDRQASYAERWTDHAPVVVDYAF